In Astatotilapia calliptera chromosome 16, fAstCal1.2, whole genome shotgun sequence, one genomic interval encodes:
- the LOC113008479 gene encoding olfactory receptor 4D1-like: MEKMENSSEIVSFVLAAYGNIGGLKYLYFIIILVWYLSICVANTVLIVVIRVDRRLHEPMYILLCNLCVNEINASTSLYPLLLSQMFSDSHEVTVPWCFLQMCCLYTSAPAEFCSLAAMAYDRYISICHPLRYNVIMNTERVFLLILLVWLYSFLSFIFSFSFIFSLKFCGNIIHNAYCDHQLIIRLSCAVPIQSFISNISFLLLSVFIPFSLISVTYMKILRVCRKTSKENKQKAVTTCTPQIISVSNLFVGCIFYFIDFKFLVSQVPDEVRIILPMYVLIFQPMLTPFMYGFKLPKIRQSYQRFLFERK, encoded by the coding sequence ATGGAGAAAATGGAAAACTCAAGTGAGATTGTTTCATTTGTGCTGGCTGCTTATGGAAATATTGGAGGGTTGAAATACCTTTATTTCATTATAATACTGGTCTGGTACCTCTCTATATGTGTGGCAAACACAGTCCTTATTGTGGTCATACGTGTGGACAGAAGACTGCATGagccaatgtatatactacttTGTAATTTATGTGTGAACGAAATAAATGCCAGCACATCACTGTATCCTCTTTTGCTctcacagatgttttcagaCAGCCACGAGGTGACTGTGCCGTGGTGTTTTCTGCAGATGTGTTGTTTGTACACAAGTGCACCTGCTGAATTTTGCAGTTTAGCAGCCATGGCCTATGACAGATATATCTCAATCTGTCATCCATTACGCTATAATGTCATTATGAACACAGAGAGAGTGTTTTTGTTGATTCTGCTGGTGTGGCTGTATTCAtttcttagttttattttctcattttcattcatcttcagtttgaagttttgtggaaatattaTTCACAATGCGTATTGTGACCACCAATTAATAATTAGACTTTCATGTGCAGTTCCAATCCAAAGCTTTATTTCTAACATATCCTTTCTCTTATTGAGTGTTTTCATACCCTTCAGTCTCATTTCAGTCACTTACATGAAGATTTTGAGAGTTTGTcgaaaaacatcaaaagaaaacaagcagaaagctGTGACTACTTGCACCCCTCAGATCATCTCTGTGTCAAATCTGTTTGTCGGgtgtattttttactttattgactTCAAGTTTTTAGTATCTCAGGTACCAGATGAAGTTCGTATAATTTTGCCTATGTATGTCCTCATTTTTCAACCTATGCTCACCCCATTTATGTATGGATTTAAGTTGCCAAAGATAAGGCAATCATATCAAAGGTTTCTGtttgagagaaaataa